The Elusimicrobiota bacterium genome contains a region encoding:
- a CDS encoding pitrilysin family protein, producing the protein MTSITKRSAAGTAEQFLPTDKFVLPNKVKVMVKEDHSLPLVSVYAWVRTGAVNENDKINGISHFLEHMLFKGTKNRSTGEISYTVESLGGRMNAATSNEFTVYYVDIPSEHVAVAVDLLADMTNNASFPPEELDRERLVILEEIKRRDDDSDNALIDELINNLYTQSLYRYRVIGSSETVSAITRDELVNYYKSRYAGDNVTLVVVGDVNPKKVYELAKGTFGKLPGKKVKDVTLNLIEPVKERFVVSKHKPVQTAIQAVAMLGPDIESDDQYAMELLAMILGHGRASRFNKVLREDKQLVYGIGSGFWSQKGSGMFIVNMRGDDKNMTLAYDEVCNQLNIVKEKGVTPEELQRVKKMSTNNWLFSNETYSGQANTIGYAVVVKDLSLVKEALIKIGKVTLDDVKRVANKYFVQQKPSYVVYLPETSGK; encoded by the coding sequence ATGACAAGTATTACAAAACGCAGTGCCGCTGGTACTGCAGAACAGTTTTTACCGACGGATAAGTTTGTATTGCCTAACAAAGTTAAAGTTATGGTGAAGGAAGATCATTCATTACCTCTGGTATCAGTCTATGCATGGGTACGTACTGGCGCGGTTAATGAGAACGATAAGATTAATGGGATCTCACATTTTCTTGAACATATGTTATTTAAGGGAACGAAGAACCGTTCAACCGGTGAGATATCTTATACTGTTGAATCACTTGGTGGCAGGATGAATGCCGCAACATCTAATGAATTTACTGTGTATTATGTCGACATTCCATCGGAACACGTGGCAGTGGCGGTAGATTTACTGGCGGATATGACAAATAACGCGTCATTCCCGCCGGAAGAACTTGACCGTGAACGGTTGGTTATACTTGAAGAAATTAAACGCAGGGATGATGACAGCGATAATGCGTTGATTGATGAACTGATAAATAATTTGTATACACAAAGTTTGTACCGTTACAGAGTTATCGGTAGTAGTGAAACCGTCAGTGCGATTACCCGGGATGAACTTGTTAATTATTATAAATCAAGGTATGCAGGGGATAATGTTACGCTTGTAGTTGTAGGTGATGTTAACCCAAAAAAAGTGTATGAACTTGCAAAAGGTACATTTGGGAAATTACCCGGGAAAAAAGTTAAGGACGTGACGTTGAACCTAATCGAACCGGTGAAGGAAAGGTTTGTTGTTTCCAAACATAAACCTGTGCAGACTGCTATCCAGGCAGTGGCAATGCTTGGGCCGGATATTGAGTCAGATGACCAGTACGCAATGGAATTACTCGCAATGATACTCGGCCACGGGCGTGCGTCAAGGTTCAATAAGGTTTTGCGTGAAGATAAACAGTTGGTGTACGGTATCGGCAGCGGGTTTTGGTCACAAAAAGGGTCCGGGATGTTTATAGTGAACATGCGCGGGGATGATAAGAATATGACGCTTGCTTATGATGAAGTGTGTAACCAGTTGAATATTGTAAAGGAAAAGGGTGTGACACCAGAAGAACTGCAACGCGTGAAGAAGATGTCTACCAATAACTGGCTGTTCTCAAATGAAACCTATTCCGGGCAGGCCAATACTATAGGGTATGCTGTTGTAGTTAAGGATTTGAGTTTAGTAAAGGAAGCGCTAATAAAAATCGGGAAAGTAACGTTAGACGATGTTAAACGCGTAGCGAATAAGTATTTTGTTCAACAAAAGCCGAGTTATGTGGTATATCTCCCGGAAACGAGTGGTAAGTAA
- a CDS encoding sulfite exporter TauE/SafE family protein yields MPQIVLFPLIGLFAGLMQGFFGVGGAVLIIPGLVYLGKFTQMQAQGTSLATFLLPIGIFFAVLNYHRTGNVNIKAALLMTLGMVAGAYFGSLVVRHVPDVILKRLFGILLAIIAVNMIISAK; encoded by the coding sequence ATGCCACAAATCGTTCTGTTTCCGCTTATCGGCCTTTTTGCGGGATTAATGCAAGGATTTTTTGGTGTTGGCGGAGCTGTACTTATCATCCCCGGGTTGGTGTACCTCGGGAAGTTTACGCAAATGCAGGCACAGGGGACAAGCCTCGCGACGTTTCTTTTGCCGATAGGGATATTTTTTGCGGTACTCAATTATCATCGCACGGGGAATGTTAATATTAAAGCTGCGTTATTGATGACCTTAGGGATGGTAGCCGGTGCATACTTCGGATCGTTGGTGGTGAGACATGTGCCGGATGTTATATTAAAACGTTTATTTGGCATATTATTGGCAATCATAGCGGTGAATATGATAATCTCCGCAAAATAA
- a CDS encoding nitronate monooxygenase family protein, with product MEKLPELKIGDLVISPPIIQGGMGVRVSLASLAGAVAREGCVGTISAALIGGWTSHNSMKGFQEADIRALRYEIRRAREISEGKGALAVNIMVALTNYEVLVQESVRSKIDLILAGAGLPTNLPKYVKDTKTKAVPIVSSGKAAHVLCKMWKVKHDYLPDALIVEGPLAGGHLGFKFEQLEPGMLPNIDDIVVDVVKVAKEWGEKYGKNIPVIAAGGIYTHEDIVRVLKLGASGVQMATRFVCTNECDASPVFKQKYLECKPEDIVIIKSPVGMPGRAINNSFLERSERGEIKFRCQYQCLRTCVPGKSPYCIAEALVNAVTGEVDKGFVFVGANAHRCDKIVSVKELINELANG from the coding sequence ATGGAAAAACTACCGGAACTTAAGATTGGTGATCTCGTTATATCGCCTCCGATAATTCAAGGCGGTATGGGTGTACGTGTATCATTGGCTTCACTCGCGGGTGCGGTTGCGAGGGAAGGGTGTGTGGGTACTATCTCTGCGGCGCTGATTGGCGGATGGACCAGTCATAATAGTATGAAGGGTTTCCAGGAAGCGGACATCCGGGCATTACGCTATGAAATCCGTCGTGCGCGTGAAATCAGTGAGGGTAAAGGCGCATTGGCGGTGAATATCATGGTGGCTTTGACTAACTACGAAGTTTTAGTACAGGAATCGGTGAGGTCAAAGATAGATTTAATCCTTGCTGGTGCGGGATTACCGACTAATCTCCCAAAGTATGTTAAAGACACAAAAACTAAGGCTGTGCCTATAGTATCATCTGGGAAAGCTGCGCATGTTCTCTGTAAAATGTGGAAGGTGAAACATGATTATTTACCTGATGCACTTATCGTTGAAGGGCCGTTAGCGGGAGGGCATCTGGGATTTAAGTTTGAACAACTTGAACCCGGGATGTTGCCTAATATTGATGATATTGTGGTTGATGTCGTAAAAGTGGCAAAGGAGTGGGGTGAGAAGTACGGAAAAAATATTCCGGTCATCGCAGCAGGCGGGATTTATACTCATGAAGATATTGTGCGGGTATTGAAACTTGGCGCAAGCGGAGTGCAAATGGCAACACGGTTTGTATGTACCAACGAATGCGATGCGTCACCGGTATTCAAACAAAAGTATCTTGAGTGTAAACCTGAAGATATTGTTATCATAAAAAGCCCGGTTGGTATGCCTGGCCGCGCGATTAATAATAGTTTCCTTGAGAGATCAGAGCGTGGTGAGATTAAGTTTAGGTGTCAGTACCAATGTTTACGTACATGTGTTCCGGGTAAGTCGCCGTACTGTATCGCAGAAGCGCTGGTTAATGCTGTCACCGGTGAGGTTGATAAAGGCTTCGTTTTTGTTGGAGCAAATGCTCATCGCTGTGACAAAATAGTATCAGTAAAAGAGTTAATCAACGAACTTGCGAATGGGTAA
- the polX gene encoding DNA polymerase/3'-5' exonuclease PolX, whose product MKNSEVTEVLNEISALLQLLNENKFKIKAYAVAAQKVTDLPEDIAEVAKGGEKELLKLDGIGKGIADKIMEYLNTGRVGYIDELTNKVPAGLLEILKIPGMGPKRTKLVYDKLGIQSVDELYNALKNKKFDGFPGFKEKMVSNILQGIELRKDAGKRLLLSDALELAEQVVKVLSNIDAVLKVEYAGSLRRRKETIGDIDILCSVEQGRSKDVVDVFTALPVVKSVIATGDTKVSVLTSNNVQMDLRMVGLDSFGAALQYFTGSKEHNVVLREYAVKNGFTLNEYGLFKAGNKSVKLAAKNEDDVYKALGMDYISPVLRENRSEIISALTHKLPVLVEPGDIKGDFHVHSVYSDGKNSVMDIALEAVKLGYKWVVITDHSKSLRIANGLLVKDIERKLKEIDKTNEKIGDKIRVFSGTEVDILSDGTLDYPDDVLKQFEFVIAAIHTGFQQSEEQITTRILGAMGNKYVNSISHPTGRLLGQRLAYNVDMEKLMVSAKSTGTWLELNANPYRLDINDIFCMRAKELGVRVTIGSDAHSLEQLEYLGLGLSTAQRGWLEVNDVVNTMTAAELKDSFKSKK is encoded by the coding sequence ATGAAAAACAGTGAAGTTACTGAAGTTTTGAACGAAATATCTGCTCTCCTGCAGTTATTGAATGAGAATAAGTTTAAAATCAAGGCGTATGCAGTAGCAGCACAAAAAGTTACTGACCTACCGGAAGATATCGCGGAGGTTGCTAAAGGCGGAGAGAAGGAGTTGCTAAAACTCGATGGTATCGGTAAAGGAATTGCTGACAAAATAATGGAATACCTTAATACCGGACGGGTAGGGTATATCGATGAGCTCACCAATAAAGTTCCTGCAGGGTTACTGGAAATCCTGAAGATTCCTGGGATGGGTCCAAAACGCACGAAATTGGTTTATGATAAACTCGGAATCCAGTCAGTTGATGAGTTGTATAATGCGTTGAAGAATAAAAAATTTGATGGTTTTCCCGGGTTCAAAGAGAAGATGGTGAGTAATATTTTGCAGGGGATTGAGTTGCGGAAGGATGCGGGGAAACGGTTATTATTATCTGATGCGTTAGAATTAGCTGAGCAGGTAGTAAAAGTATTGAGTAATATTGATGCTGTCCTTAAGGTGGAATACGCAGGGTCATTACGCAGGCGCAAGGAAACTATTGGGGATATTGATATTTTGTGTTCGGTAGAACAAGGAAGAAGTAAGGATGTGGTTGATGTGTTCACTGCGTTACCGGTAGTAAAAAGTGTTATCGCAACCGGGGATACAAAGGTTAGTGTTTTAACGTCCAATAATGTTCAGATGGATTTAAGGATGGTGGGATTGGACAGTTTTGGTGCGGCATTACAATACTTCACCGGGTCAAAGGAACATAATGTTGTACTTCGTGAATACGCAGTGAAGAACGGGTTTACTTTGAACGAATACGGGTTGTTCAAAGCAGGGAATAAGAGTGTTAAACTCGCAGCTAAGAATGAGGATGATGTTTATAAAGCGTTAGGTATGGATTATATTTCGCCGGTACTTCGGGAAAACAGGAGTGAAATTATTTCGGCATTGACTCATAAACTGCCAGTTTTAGTGGAACCCGGTGATATAAAAGGTGATTTTCATGTGCATTCCGTGTATAGTGACGGAAAAAATAGTGTGATGGATATTGCGCTGGAAGCTGTTAAGTTGGGGTATAAATGGGTGGTTATAACAGATCATTCTAAGTCTTTACGTATAGCAAATGGGTTGTTGGTAAAGGATATAGAAAGGAAACTTAAGGAGATAGATAAAACCAATGAGAAAATTGGTGATAAAATCCGTGTTTTTTCCGGTACTGAAGTAGATATTCTTTCTGATGGTACACTTGATTATCCTGATGACGTCTTAAAACAGTTCGAGTTTGTTATTGCTGCGATACATACAGGGTTCCAGCAAAGTGAGGAACAGATTACCACAAGGATATTGGGTGCTATGGGTAATAAATACGTTAATTCAATCTCGCATCCCACAGGCAGGTTGCTCGGGCAGCGTTTAGCGTATAATGTCGATATGGAAAAACTTATGGTATCCGCAAAAAGTACGGGGACTTGGCTTGAACTAAATGCTAATCCCTATAGGCTGGATATTAACGATATTTTTTGTATGCGCGCAAAGGAGTTAGGGGTGAGGGTTACAATAGGATCCGATGCCCATAGCTTGGAACAATTGGAATATTTAGGATTAGGTTTATCAACTGCGCAACGCGGATGGTTAGAGGTGAATGATGTGGTTAATACCATGACTGCTGCGGAATTGAAGGATAGTTTTAAAAGTAAGAAATAA
- the amrB gene encoding AmmeMemoRadiSam system protein B has protein sequence MAGFIRKAMYAGSWYPSVKGAVKNYIIPDAKKREVIGCIIPHAGWMFSGKIMGEVFSGIEPPETFVILSPNHTGLGESVSILPEGGWDTPSGIVQTDEVFADKLLACAGVLKADKLAHLQEHSIEVLLPFIKYMFTESKIVPISFYDYSFDVCDDIGNAIADVIAATSKKVVVIASTDMSHHVTQKVAEEKDKLAIEQITKMNPKKMLEVIEDNEISMCGSGPVAAMLITAKKMGAKNVEIVKHATSGDVTHDYDVVVGYLGAVVY, from the coding sequence ATGGCAGGATTTATAAGGAAAGCAATGTATGCCGGAAGTTGGTATCCTTCAGTAAAAGGTGCGGTTAAGAATTATATTATTCCCGACGCAAAAAAGAGGGAAGTGATAGGATGTATTATTCCTCATGCGGGATGGATGTTTTCCGGGAAAATTATGGGTGAAGTTTTCAGCGGGATTGAACCGCCTGAAACGTTCGTTATTCTATCACCCAACCATACCGGGCTAGGGGAAAGCGTAAGTATTTTGCCGGAAGGCGGATGGGATACACCGTCGGGTATTGTGCAAACAGATGAAGTGTTTGCGGATAAATTACTTGCTTGCGCAGGAGTATTGAAAGCTGATAAACTAGCGCATTTACAGGAGCATTCTATAGAAGTCCTGTTGCCTTTTATCAAATATATGTTTACGGAGTCAAAAATAGTGCCAATTTCGTTTTATGATTATAGTTTTGATGTATGCGACGATATTGGCAACGCAATTGCTGATGTTATAGCAGCAACTTCCAAAAAAGTTGTGGTGATTGCTTCTACTGACATGAGCCATCATGTAACTCAAAAGGTTGCCGAGGAAAAGGATAAACTCGCAATTGAGCAAATAACAAAAATGAATCCAAAAAAAATGCTTGAAGTTATTGAGGATAATGAAATATCAATGTGTGGCAGCGGGCCCGTTGCAGCTATGCTGATTACTGCAAAGAAGATGGGAGCGAAGAACGTGGAAATCGTGAAACACGCTACCAGCGGGGATGTAACCCATGATTATGACGTCGTAGTAGGGTATCTCGGTGCTGTGGTGTATTAG
- a CDS encoding endonuclease V: protein MGIIFQKSHSWNLEPDDAVAVQNRLRLEIQKFDRFSTPEEINFIGGTYACVVQTERLLIAGGVVVLDYAKGMVIAEHQVIIREFDWMTPYSAEFLAFAHLPVIIECMQKLETVPEITFVHGHGYAHPRAMGIATHLGILGGIPTIGCANKLLFGEAEDPPPVKGGYTFIKDAVGQVIGYALTAKDKTKPIYVSAGNMVTLELASDMVIRCCKKNRLPEPLRSAREVVKNMVGHMAEFEND, encoded by the coding sequence ATGGGCATTATTTTTCAAAAAAGTCATTCATGGAATCTTGAACCTGACGACGCTGTGGCGGTACAAAACAGGTTGAGGCTTGAAATTCAGAAGTTTGATAGATTCAGTACTCCCGAAGAAATTAATTTTATCGGTGGAACGTATGCGTGCGTAGTACAGACAGAACGTTTACTGATTGCCGGTGGAGTGGTAGTTTTGGACTATGCAAAAGGAATGGTGATTGCGGAACATCAGGTTATTATCCGCGAGTTTGACTGGATGACGCCGTATAGTGCTGAATTCCTTGCATTTGCGCATCTGCCTGTTATTATTGAATGTATGCAGAAGTTGGAAACTGTGCCTGAAATAACATTTGTTCATGGGCATGGATACGCGCATCCACGGGCTATGGGTATCGCTACGCATCTCGGGATTCTAGGTGGAATACCGACCATCGGATGCGCGAATAAGTTGTTGTTCGGTGAGGCAGAAGATCCGCCACCGGTTAAAGGCGGGTATACATTTATCAAAGATGCTGTAGGTCAGGTGATAGGATACGCGCTTACGGCTAAAGATAAAACTAAACCCATATATGTTTCTGCGGGTAATATGGTTACTCTTGAACTTGCGTCGGATATGGTTATACGTTGCTGCAAAAAAAACCGTTTACCGGAACCGTTACGGTCAGCGAGGGAAGTAGTGAAAAATATGGTTGGACACATGGCTGAATTTGAGAATGATTAG
- a CDS encoding radical SAM protein, with protein sequence MKTQQGNASFKKQYRPSYLRISLSDLKQVRDRLMAYMEHCELCPRKCGVNRLKDEHGVCRSGRNAAVSSYNVHTGEEPPVSGVKGSGTVFFTNCNLHCVFCQNYPISQMGNGKKVTSDELAKYMVELQGRGVHNINLVTPTHVTAQMVEALVLAREKGLRVPLVYNTSGYDSVKVIKLLENIVDVYLPDIKYTDNVLAGKYSGVNNYVENNKLVLKEMYRQVGDSLKLDSSGNVMRGMIVRHLVLPGNQGNSEAALKFIAEELSPKMYISLMAQYHPAYKAEAYTELQRRLTQEEYDSILSVADELLLENGWRQEL encoded by the coding sequence GTGAAAACACAGCAAGGTAACGCGTCTTTCAAGAAACAATACCGTCCATCGTATCTGCGGATATCTTTATCTGACCTAAAACAAGTGCGTGATAGATTGATGGCGTATATGGAACATTGTGAGTTATGCCCAAGAAAGTGCGGGGTCAATCGTTTAAAAGATGAACACGGTGTTTGTCGGTCAGGGCGTAATGCTGCTGTGTCAAGTTATAACGTTCATACCGGTGAAGAACCGCCGGTTTCTGGTGTCAAAGGGTCAGGGACTGTGTTCTTTACAAACTGCAACCTACATTGTGTTTTCTGTCAAAATTATCCTATAAGCCAAATGGGTAACGGTAAAAAAGTTACATCTGATGAGTTAGCAAAGTATATGGTTGAACTCCAGGGACGCGGGGTGCATAATATTAATTTGGTTACCCCCACACACGTAACTGCGCAGATGGTTGAGGCTCTGGTACTTGCGCGGGAAAAAGGGTTACGGGTGCCATTGGTTTATAACACCAGCGGGTATGATTCAGTTAAGGTAATAAAACTTCTTGAAAATATTGTTGATGTTTATCTGCCGGATATAAAGTATACAGACAATGTTTTGGCGGGTAAGTATTCCGGTGTAAATAATTATGTTGAGAATAATAAGCTTGTGTTGAAAGAGATGTATCGCCAGGTAGGAGACAGTCTTAAACTGGATAGCAGCGGTAATGTAATGCGGGGAATGATTGTCCGGCATTTAGTTTTACCGGGAAATCAGGGAAATTCTGAAGCCGCGCTAAAATTTATTGCGGAAGAGTTGTCTCCAAAAATGTACATAAGTCTGATGGCACAGTACCATCCTGCGTATAAGGCTGAAGCATATACAGAATTGCAGCGGAGGTTAACACAGGAAGAATATGATAGTATACTGTCAGTTGCGGATGAGTTGTTGTTAGAAAACGGATGGCGGCAGGAGTTGTGA
- a CDS encoding DUF2062 domain-containing protein produces the protein MNKPLWDTVKENVRKVLVLNDSVHGIALGFAIGLFLSVLPTFGIGMVAALALCPVLKINPVSTYAGTLLVNPFTGIFVYGFNYWVGTLVIKPGNSQGFVIPKSFSGLLDMSWQLVIGSFVNAIILFVVSYYIVSYAMQQYRKRGGNNSENTAR, from the coding sequence ATGAACAAACCGTTATGGGATACTGTAAAAGAAAATGTTCGGAAAGTTTTGGTATTAAACGATTCTGTGCACGGGATCGCGCTGGGGTTTGCGATTGGATTATTTCTTTCCGTCCTACCGACATTTGGTATTGGGATGGTAGCTGCGCTGGCGTTATGCCCGGTATTAAAAATTAATCCAGTATCCACTTACGCAGGAACGTTACTGGTGAACCCGTTCACCGGGATATTTGTTTATGGGTTCAACTACTGGGTTGGAACATTGGTTATCAAACCCGGGAACAGTCAGGGGTTTGTTATACCAAAAAGTTTTTCTGGCTTATTAGATATGAGCTGGCAGCTGGTGATTGGAAGTTTTGTTAATGCGATTATTTTGTTCGTTGTTTCGTATTATATTGTGAGTTATGCTATGCAACAATACAGAAAACGTGGCGGTAACAATAGTGAAAACACAGCAAGGTAA